In Micrococcales bacterium, the following proteins share a genomic window:
- a CDS encoding response regulator transcription factor, which produces MTSVLIVDDAPAVRDGLRRLVSGLPGVASVSLASSGEEALTRCLSDRPDLVLLDVRMPGMTGLECARRLLHSDPSVRIVMLTAGEDPQAVATAVANGAAGYITKDATRLEMGLAIHHVGGADRHPADAPPQYKLSERETQVLDGMSRGLSNGEIGRELFLSEDTIKTHARRLFRKLRAADRAQAVAVGLRAGLIS; this is translated from the coding sequence GTGACATCAGTGCTGATCGTCGACGACGCGCCGGCAGTGCGGGACGGCTTGCGGCGCCTGGTCAGCGGCCTTCCGGGGGTGGCCAGCGTCAGCCTGGCGAGCAGTGGTGAAGAGGCTCTGACGCGGTGTCTCAGCGATCGACCCGACTTGGTGCTGCTGGATGTCCGCATGCCGGGGATGACCGGACTGGAGTGTGCCCGCCGCCTGCTGCACTCCGACCCGAGCGTGCGCATCGTGATGCTCACCGCCGGCGAAGACCCACAAGCCGTGGCGACCGCGGTGGCCAACGGCGCCGCCGGCTACATCACCAAGGACGCCACCCGGCTGGAGATGGGTCTGGCGATCCACCACGTCGGGGGCGCCGACCGGCACCCGGCGGACGCGCCGCCCCAGTACAAGTTGTCCGAGCGCGAGACGCAGGTGCTCGATGGGATGTCGCGCGGACTGTCGAATGGGGAGATCGGCCGCGAACTGTTCCTGTCGGAGGACACCATCAAGACCCACGCACGCAGGCTGTTCCGCAAGCTGCGGGCTGCCGACCGCGCCCAGGCGGTGGCAGTAGGGCTTCGCGCGGGACTCATCAGTTGA
- a CDS encoding GuaB3 family IMP dehydrogenase-related protein, producing MSDIVIGLSKSARAGYSFDDVAVAPHRRTRDPEGVDLRWNIDAYSFDMPIVAAPMDSIVSPATAIAMGQVGGLAVLNLEGLWTRHEDPSDAFAQIRAVDGQDALPLLQRLYAEPIKPELITARVQQMREAGITVAGSLSPQKTHDLFRDVIKAGVDVFVIRGTTVSAEHVSADQEPLNLKQFIYELDVPVLVGGVATYQSALHLMRAGAAGVLVGFGGGASHTTADVLGVRVPMASAVADVAAARRDYLDESGGRYVHVIADGAMGRSGDIVKAIACGADAAMVGSPLARAQEAPGAGRHWGMEATHAQLPRGEIVEFSTVGTWQEVLFGPSRVSDGTMNLTGALRRSVALCGYSDLKSFQRVEMVRSH from the coding sequence GTGAGCGACATCGTGATCGGGCTGTCCAAGTCGGCCAGAGCGGGCTACTCCTTCGACGACGTGGCCGTGGCACCGCACCGCCGGACCCGCGACCCCGAGGGCGTCGACCTGCGGTGGAACATCGACGCGTACTCCTTCGACATGCCGATCGTGGCGGCGCCCATGGACTCCATCGTGTCTCCCGCCACCGCGATCGCCATGGGGCAGGTCGGCGGGCTGGCGGTGCTGAACCTCGAGGGCCTCTGGACCCGGCACGAGGACCCGTCGGACGCCTTCGCGCAGATCCGCGCCGTGGATGGCCAGGATGCGCTGCCGCTGCTGCAGAGGCTGTACGCCGAGCCGATCAAACCCGAACTCATCACCGCACGGGTACAGCAGATGCGGGAGGCCGGGATCACGGTAGCCGGTTCGCTCTCGCCGCAGAAGACTCATGACTTGTTCCGCGACGTCATCAAGGCCGGCGTGGACGTGTTCGTGATCCGCGGCACGACGGTCAGTGCCGAGCACGTCAGTGCCGACCAGGAACCACTGAACCTCAAACAGTTCATCTACGAACTCGACGTGCCAGTGCTCGTGGGTGGGGTGGCCACCTACCAGTCGGCGTTGCACTTGATGCGCGCCGGAGCCGCCGGAGTCCTGGTGGGCTTCGGCGGCGGCGCAAGCCACACCACCGCCGACGTCCTCGGCGTGCGGGTACCCATGGCCAGCGCCGTCGCCGACGTCGCCGCTGCCCGCCGCGACTACCTCGACGAGTCTGGCGGCAGGTATGTGCACGTCATCGCCGACGGTGCGATGGGGCGCAGCGGCGACATCGTGAAGGCCATCGCCTGTGGGGCTGACGCAGCCATGGTGGGCTCGCCGCTCGCCCGCGCCCAGGAGGCGCCGGGGGCGGGCCGCCACTGGGGGATGGAGGCCACGCACGCGCAACTGCCGCGCGGGGAAATAGTGGAGTTCAGCACCGTCGGGACCTGGCAGGAAGTGCTGTTCGGGCCCTCGCGGGTCAGTGACGGGACGATGAACCTCACGGGGGCGCTGCGCCGATCCGTGGCCCTGTGCGGGTATTCGGATCTGAAGAGCTTCCAGCGTGTGGAGATGGTACGCAGTCACTGA
- the guaB gene encoding IMP dehydrogenase — protein sequence MVQPPSPTDPFAPVGLTFDDVLLVPAASDVVPSEVDTSSHLTRSLRLRVPLVSSAMDTVTEARMAIAMARIGGVGVLHRNMSIEDQALHVDMVKRSEAGMVSNPVTCRPEDTLAEVDAMCRRYRISGLPVVDDAGRLLGIVTNRDMRFEEDRSVPVAQIMTPAPLVTGYLGIEPAEALGLLRLHKIEKLPLVDEDNRVRGLITVKDFLKSEAYPDATKDAAGRLVVGAAVGVGEDAYTRAMTLTEAGVDFVVVDTAHGHSRGVLEMVARLKKDTTIDVVGGNIATAEAALALAGAGADAVKVGVGPGSICTTRVVAGVGVPQVTAIHEVATAVRPLGVPVIADGGLQYSGDIAKAIVAGADTVMLGSLLAGCEESPGDVVFVSGKQFKQYRGMGSLGAMQSRGEAKSYSKDRYFQDDVLSDDKLVPEGIEGQVPYRGKLSVVAHQLTGGLRAAMGYSGANSIPELHTNGRFVRITAAGLKESHPHDIQMTVEAPNYHRR from the coding sequence ATGGTGCAACCCCCCTCGCCCACTGACCCTTTCGCTCCCGTCGGCCTGACTTTCGACGACGTCCTGCTGGTACCCGCTGCCTCCGACGTCGTCCCCTCCGAAGTGGACACCTCCTCGCATCTGACCCGGTCGCTGCGACTGCGGGTGCCGCTGGTGAGCAGCGCGATGGACACCGTGACCGAGGCCCGGATGGCCATCGCGATGGCGCGGATAGGCGGGGTCGGGGTCCTGCACCGCAACATGTCGATCGAGGACCAGGCGCTGCACGTGGACATGGTGAAACGCTCGGAAGCGGGCATGGTGAGCAACCCCGTGACCTGCCGGCCCGAGGACACCCTGGCCGAGGTCGACGCCATGTGCCGCCGCTACCGGATCTCCGGTCTGCCCGTGGTCGACGACGCCGGCCGCCTGCTCGGGATCGTGACGAACCGGGACATGCGTTTCGAGGAGGACCGGTCGGTGCCGGTCGCGCAGATCATGACGCCCGCGCCGCTGGTGACCGGCTACCTCGGCATCGAGCCCGCCGAGGCCCTCGGCCTGCTGCGGCTGCACAAGATCGAGAAGTTGCCGCTGGTGGACGAGGACAACCGCGTCCGCGGGCTGATCACCGTGAAGGACTTCCTGAAGTCCGAGGCCTACCCGGATGCGACCAAGGACGCCGCCGGCCGGCTGGTCGTCGGGGCGGCCGTAGGGGTCGGCGAGGACGCCTACACACGGGCCATGACCCTGACCGAGGCCGGTGTGGACTTCGTCGTGGTCGACACCGCCCACGGCCACAGCCGCGGCGTACTGGAGATGGTCGCCCGGTTGAAGAAGGACACCACCATCGACGTCGTGGGTGGGAACATCGCCACCGCTGAGGCTGCCCTGGCGCTGGCCGGGGCGGGCGCCGACGCGGTCAAGGTGGGCGTCGGACCGGGGTCGATCTGCACCACCCGCGTCGTCGCCGGTGTCGGCGTGCCGCAGGTGACGGCGATCCACGAGGTCGCCACCGCCGTGCGCCCGCTGGGGGTGCCGGTCATCGCGGACGGTGGACTGCAGTACAGCGGCGACATCGCCAAGGCGATCGTGGCCGGCGCCGACACGGTGATGCTCGGGTCGCTGCTGGCCGGCTGCGAGGAGTCCCCCGGCGACGTGGTTTTCGTCAGCGGCAAGCAGTTCAAGCAGTACCGCGGCATGGGGTCACTGGGGGCGATGCAGAGTCGTGGGGAGGCCAAGTCCTACTCCAAGGACCGGTACTTCCAGGACGATGTGCTCAGTGACGACAAGCTGGTCCCGGAAGGGATCGAGGGGCAGGTGCCTTATCGCGGCAAACTGTCCGTCGTCGCCCACCAGCTGACCGGCGGCCTGCGGGCGGCCATGGGGTACAGCGGCGCGAACTCGATCCCGGAACTGCACACCAACGGCCGGTTCGTGCGCATCACCGCCGCCGGGCTCAAGGAAAGCCATCCCCACGACATCCAGATGACCGTCGAGGCGCCCAACTACCACCGGCGCTGA